A single window of Methanomassiliicoccales archaeon DNA harbors:
- a CDS encoding NADH-quinone oxidoreductase subunit C, translating into MTEMSPKAKSFTEEQVVKALTDKFQDKVKDAKIKPRRIVLDADRSVLLEMCKTLKESYEFEQCSCVSGVDMKTFFQVVYHISSYANKMVIQITVDIPRDTPEVDSITPLYGGANWHEREAYDMFGIIFKGHPRMERILLPQDYQFFPLRKDYEVGRRI; encoded by the coding sequence ATGACCGAGATGAGTCCCAAAGCCAAATCTTTCACTGAGGAGCAGGTCGTTAAGGCCTTGACCGACAAGTTCCAGGACAAGGTCAAGGATGCAAAGATCAAACCGCGCCGGATAGTGCTCGACGCTGATCGTTCAGTCCTTCTGGAGATGTGCAAGACCCTTAAGGAAAGCTACGAGTTCGAACAATGCTCCTGCGTTTCCGGCGTCGATATGAAGACCTTCTTCCAGGTCGTCTATCACATTTCTTCCTATGCCAATAAGATGGTGATCCAGATTACGGTTGATATACCAAGAGACACCCCCGAGGTGGACTCGATAACCCCTCTGTATGGTGGGGCGAACTGGCACGAGCGCGAAGCCTATGACATGTTCGGGATCATCTTCAAAGGTCACCCGAGGATGGAACGTATCCTGTTGCCGCAGGACTATCAGTTCTTCCCGCTGAGGAAGGACTACGAAGTGGGGAGGCGGATTTAA
- the nuoB gene encoding NADH-quinone oxidoreductase subunit NuoB → MDLSNSPQIITMTAKDFQKWSSNFMVETMKATGVKQAVDKITAPIWSWGQRNAIYPLEFGIACCSLEFAAAYGPRWDMERLGMIPRSSPRQADVLLIMGWLSAKLRPSLRRLYEQMPEPKWVIAMGECAISGGPWYDGYNVIQGLDTIVPVDIYIPGCPPRPEALIDGMLKLNRKITAEQKGSFLD, encoded by the coding sequence TTGGATCTAAGCAATTCTCCCCAAATAATCACCATGACCGCCAAAGATTTCCAGAAGTGGTCCAGCAATTTCATGGTTGAAACCATGAAGGCCACCGGAGTCAAGCAGGCGGTCGACAAGATCACCGCTCCCATATGGTCTTGGGGGCAGAGGAACGCAATCTATCCGCTGGAGTTCGGTATAGCCTGTTGTTCGTTGGAATTCGCCGCGGCGTACGGTCCAAGATGGGATATGGAAAGGCTAGGGATGATCCCCCGTTCCTCTCCCAGACAGGCGGATGTTCTGCTCATCATGGGGTGGCTCTCCGCCAAACTGAGGCCGTCCCTGAGAAGGCTTTATGAGCAGATGCCGGAACCGAAATGGGTAATAGCCATGGGAGAATGCGCGATATCAGGAGGCCCATGGTATGATGGTTACAACGTCATTCAGGGACTGGACACGATCGTTCCGGTCGACATCTATATCCCTGGTTGCCCGCCGAGGCCAGAGGCCTTGATTGATGGGATGCTGAAGCTGAACAGGAAGATAACCGCCGAGCAGAAGGGAAGCTTCCTGGATTGA
- the ndhC gene encoding NADH-quinone oxidoreductase subunit A — translation MLVDDYYPIAVFVLVAIMFPVLAFVTAKFFRPTKYSTLRDTTYECGMEPIGQAQIQFHVQFYIYALVFVLFDIVTVFLLVWALTYSDALSSMDLLGQAGFSALAFIAIGLVGVYYALKKEAILWI, via the coding sequence ATGCTCGTAGACGATTATTATCCAATTGCTGTGTTCGTACTGGTGGCGATCATGTTCCCGGTACTGGCCTTTGTTACGGCTAAGTTCTTTAGACCGACGAAGTACAGCACTCTAAGGGATACTACCTACGAGTGCGGAATGGAGCCCATCGGGCAAGCACAAATCCAGTTCCATGTACAATTCTACATTTATGCCTTGGTCTTTGTTCTTTTTGATATCGTTACTGTTTTCTTGCTTGTTTGGGCTTTGACATATTCTGACGCTCTCTCCTCCATGGACCTGCTCGGTCAGGCAGGATTTTCTGCACTGGCGTTCATCGCCATCGGGTTGGTCGGAGTCTATTACGCATTGAAAAAGGAGGCCATACTTTGGATCTAA